One genomic window of Paenibacillus xylanilyticus includes the following:
- a CDS encoding nucleobase:cation symporter-2 family protein, translating into MNETKKMRIFSLGIQHVLAMYAGAILVPLLVGRALNLTAEQLAYLVSIDLLTCGVATWLQARKGKYLGIGLPAVLGSSFVAVTPMIAIGSQYGIPAIYGSIIAAGLFIVICAVFFSKIVKLFPPVVIGTVVTIIGLALIPTGIKNMAGGANSENFGSLDNLALSFGVLLFILILNRYARGFVKSLAVLIGIIAGTLIAALMGKVNFSPVQEASWFHLPQPFYFGMPTFELGPIITMIIVGTVVIIESTGVFMALSKICDQPINEKDLARGYRAEGLAFVLGGIFNAFPYNTFAQNVGLVQLSKVKTTNVVVAAGGILVFLGLIPKVAAFATIIPSAVLGGATVVLFGMVVSSGIKMLQTVDFGKQSNLLIVACSVSLGLGVTAVPDLFAQLPQSIRIIVSDGIITGSLSAILLNIFFNLGFKKESLPVQPVAGTQEAHT; encoded by the coding sequence ATGAACGAAACAAAAAAGATGAGAATTTTTTCACTGGGGATTCAACATGTATTGGCGATGTATGCCGGGGCAATTCTGGTACCTTTACTCGTGGGAAGAGCCTTGAATCTGACGGCAGAGCAGCTGGCATATCTGGTATCCATTGACCTGCTGACATGCGGTGTTGCAACGTGGCTGCAGGCTCGGAAGGGGAAGTATCTGGGTATTGGTTTGCCCGCAGTACTCGGTAGTTCTTTTGTAGCTGTAACGCCCATGATCGCCATTGGATCTCAGTATGGTATTCCAGCAATTTATGGGTCCATCATAGCAGCCGGTTTATTTATCGTCATCTGTGCCGTATTTTTCAGCAAAATCGTCAAGCTGTTTCCTCCCGTTGTCATTGGTACCGTGGTAACCATTATCGGTCTAGCACTTATTCCTACCGGTATTAAAAATATGGCTGGCGGGGCTAATAGTGAGAACTTCGGAAGTCTGGACAATCTGGCACTTTCTTTCGGAGTACTGCTCTTTATTTTGATCCTGAACCGGTATGCCCGGGGTTTCGTTAAATCTCTTGCCGTCCTGATTGGCATCATCGCAGGAACGCTCATTGCGGCTCTTATGGGAAAAGTGAATTTCTCTCCTGTACAGGAAGCGTCATGGTTCCACTTACCTCAACCCTTTTATTTCGGAATGCCAACCTTTGAGCTTGGCCCGATTATTACAATGATCATCGTAGGTACTGTCGTGATTATCGAGTCAACGGGTGTGTTCATGGCTTTGAGCAAAATTTGCGATCAGCCCATCAATGAGAAGGATCTGGCTCGCGGTTATCGTGCAGAGGGTTTGGCGTTTGTACTTGGCGGTATATTCAATGCCTTCCCATATAATACATTCGCTCAGAATGTCGGGCTCGTTCAATTGTCCAAGGTGAAAACGACAAATGTTGTGGTTGCAGCCGGAGGCATTCTCGTCTTCCTTGGACTCATTCCGAAGGTAGCAGCATTTGCAACCATTATCCCAAGTGCAGTATTAGGCGGTGCGACAGTGGTTCTGTTCGGTATGGTCGTATCCTCTGGAATCAAAATGCTGCAAACCGTCGATTTCGGCAAGCAGTCCAATCTGTTGATCGTTGCTTGTTCGGTATCGCTCGGGCTTGGTGTCACAGCCGTACCAGATCTGTTTGCCCAGCTTCCACAAAGCATTCGGATCATTGTGAGCGATGGTATTATTACAGGAAGTCTGTCAGCGATTCTGCTCAATATCTTTTTCAACCTTGGTTTCAAAAAGGAAAGTCTGCCTGTTCAGCCTGTTGCCGGAACACAGGAAGCACATACCTGA
- a CDS encoding Dabb family protein, with amino-acid sequence MFEHLVVFKFNDKITPAKQQEFVTQLLALQDEIPGIIDLTAGINVTEETDHIQGFTLGLRVTFEDQEALRAYGPHPAHQAFVASLNGWVENVIVTDFPIPSK; translated from the coding sequence ATGTTCGAACATCTGGTGGTATTCAAATTCAACGATAAAATTACGCCGGCAAAACAGCAGGAATTTGTCACACAATTGCTCGCCTTGCAGGACGAGATTCCTGGGATCATCGATCTGACTGCCGGAATCAATGTAACGGAAGAGACGGATCATATTCAGGGATTCACGCTTGGATTAAGAGTGACGTTTGAAGACCAAGAAGCCTTGCGTGCATATGGTCCACATCCTGCGCATCAGGCTTTTGTAGCTTCCCTTAACGGATGGGTAGAGAATGTTATTGTAACAGACTTTCCGATCCCTTCGAAATAA
- a CDS encoding PadR family transcriptional regulator: MSIQIFILGALSEGNCYPYDIKKRIGKHLDQTEAKITEGTIYYNFEVLHKKGLIEKIETIQSENRPDKTMYGITDQGRIALEESIYKVFQKFTTIQSLYAALVNLDKVDNQKIAYLIEDIIVKQRKKLDYIDEQKPEEIEVSEDLMDALWLMRDHAYHTIESNIAWLEKLLHHVQSRALRH, from the coding sequence ATGTCAATTCAAATATTTATTCTTGGTGCATTAAGTGAAGGGAATTGTTATCCCTATGATATTAAAAAGCGAATAGGCAAACATTTGGATCAGACCGAGGCCAAAATCACGGAAGGTACGATCTATTACAATTTCGAAGTGCTGCATAAGAAGGGGCTAATCGAGAAGATTGAAACGATCCAGAGTGAGAATAGACCAGATAAAACGATGTATGGGATCACCGATCAAGGGCGGATAGCACTGGAAGAGAGCATCTATAAAGTATTTCAAAAATTCACGACCATTCAGTCCCTTTATGCAGCGCTGGTTAATCTGGATAAGGTGGATAATCAGAAGATCGCATACCTTATTGAAGATATAATCGTGAAACAAAGAAAAAAACTCGATTATATTGACGAGCAGAAACCAGAGGAGATCGAGGTAAGTGAGGATTTGATGGATGCTCTGTGGCTGATGAGGGATCATGCTTATCACACGATTGAGAGCAACATTGCCTGGTTGGAGAAGCTCCTTCACCATGTTCAGAGCAGGGCGTTAAGGCATTAG
- a CDS encoding YhgE/Pip domain-containing protein, translating into MLKHKGVKAGIFMIVFYQIVMLTVFMSGYSAIPKNVTNLTVAIVNEDQQSGTEFVQKLQEQLPFNIVTDESLEQAKTGLEDRDIHMVIRIPGDFTEKLSEQSGKAQLEYLINESNPTTITSSMKSVAAEITAQISAQVQAQSFEAVLNGMQIPADQSKQIVESTTGKVSSNIVMSNPQPAGMQNQMAPMFITMALYVGAMIYAMQSVGGMQQLRAQMGKWKAFFALRGANLLISLIAPLVGVGIYFMVQGYGVEVFLKMWLVHSLQLFVSIEFTSIFIMLLGQGGMLINMIFVLSQSIANGTSMSPEMMPGYFKFVSQITPMFYSTHLDYNILFGGGRTAHYAIGLALVGMVAFVLNTAIHHFKQAKQTNPLQESSQQPAIV; encoded by the coding sequence ATGCTGAAGCATAAAGGAGTCAAAGCGGGTATATTCATGATTGTGTTCTATCAGATTGTGATGCTGACCGTTTTCATGTCCGGATATAGCGCGATCCCCAAAAATGTAACGAATCTTACCGTGGCCATTGTTAATGAGGACCAACAATCCGGTACTGAATTTGTTCAGAAGCTGCAAGAGCAGCTCCCGTTCAATATCGTAACCGATGAATCGCTGGAACAGGCGAAGACGGGTCTGGAGGACCGCGATATTCATATGGTGATACGTATACCTGGTGACTTTACGGAGAAACTGTCTGAACAGAGCGGCAAAGCGCAGCTGGAATATTTGATTAATGAATCTAACCCAACGACCATTACCAGTTCGATGAAAAGTGTAGCAGCAGAAATTACCGCTCAGATCAGCGCACAGGTTCAGGCTCAAAGCTTCGAAGCGGTATTGAACGGAATGCAGATTCCTGCGGATCAATCCAAACAGATTGTGGAATCAACTACGGGCAAGGTCTCATCCAATATCGTCATGAGCAACCCGCAGCCTGCTGGTATGCAAAATCAGATGGCACCGATGTTCATCACGATGGCGCTCTACGTTGGAGCCATGATCTATGCCATGCAGAGCGTGGGCGGAATGCAGCAGCTGCGTGCACAAATGGGAAAATGGAAAGCCTTTTTTGCCCTGCGTGGGGCGAACTTGCTCATATCCTTGATTGCTCCTCTGGTTGGAGTAGGCATCTACTTCATGGTTCAAGGATATGGGGTGGAAGTCTTTCTGAAAATGTGGCTGGTGCACAGTCTGCAATTATTCGTGTCGATCGAGTTTACAAGTATCTTCATCATGCTTCTCGGGCAAGGAGGTATGCTGATCAACATGATATTCGTGCTTAGTCAATCCATTGCCAACGGCACGTCCATGTCACCCGAAATGATGCCTGGATATTTCAAATTCGTCAGTCAGATCACGCCGATGTTCTATTCGACACATCTGGATTACAATATTCTCTTCGGTGGTGGCAGAACGGCCCATTATGCCATTGGATTAGCGCTGGTTGGGATGGTGGCTTTCGTTCTCAATACAGCGATTCACCATTTCAAACAGGCCAAGCAAACCAATCCGCTGCAAGAGTCTTCACAACAGCCCGCTATAGTATAA
- a CDS encoding cytochrome P450 → MKKSTIISLSEITKFQSKEEEFSPYRWYRHMLKQEPVVYNEETDSWHVFKYDLVKTVLNDHEHFSSVRERSIVNVGYSNEGEGADSEHHIPDKLDIHNVDPPEHRKRRSLLASAFTPRSLKLWEPRIQAAADDLVAEFSQLPEVDIVQAYTSMFPVIIMSDLLGIPSKDRLLFKEWVDILFMPTTDATFSRINEMKKIAGQQYFEYLYPFVVSKRTNLAEDIISDLIHVEVDGEHFTDEEIVRTTMFILGAGIETTSNLLANSFYALLYDKPGLYTELRDNPELVGNAVEEMLRYRFHISKMDRMVKADNNLLGVELKKGDAIVAWMSAANMDEDMFEDPFTLNIHRPNNNKQLAFGFGTHFCLGAPLARLEAKIVLTTFLRTFSNIEPVSGFILEDHLTPSAAGQSLTSLPMRLYK, encoded by the coding sequence ATGAAGAAGAGCACGATTATTTCTCTGTCTGAAATCACGAAATTCCAATCGAAAGAAGAAGAGTTCAGTCCTTATCGTTGGTATCGCCACATGCTCAAACAGGAACCTGTCGTTTACAATGAAGAAACGGATTCCTGGCATGTGTTCAAGTATGACTTGGTCAAAACCGTATTGAATGATCATGAACATTTCTCCAGTGTAAGAGAAAGATCGATTGTGAACGTGGGGTATTCAAATGAGGGAGAAGGTGCGGACAGCGAGCACCACATTCCGGACAAGCTGGATATTCACAACGTCGATCCTCCGGAACACCGCAAGCGAAGATCATTATTAGCAAGTGCATTTACCCCAAGAAGTCTCAAACTGTGGGAACCGCGCATTCAGGCCGCAGCAGACGATTTAGTCGCGGAATTTTCTCAGCTTCCCGAGGTGGATATTGTACAAGCCTACACAAGTATGTTTCCAGTAATCATCATGTCTGATCTGCTTGGCATTCCTTCCAAAGACAGGCTCCTATTTAAGGAATGGGTAGATATTCTCTTCATGCCAACAACAGATGCAACCTTTAGCCGTATCAATGAAATGAAGAAAATTGCGGGTCAGCAATATTTCGAATACCTTTATCCTTTTGTCGTATCCAAACGAACAAATCTTGCCGAGGACATCATCTCAGACCTGATCCACGTCGAAGTGGATGGTGAACATTTTACGGATGAGGAAATTGTACGCACCACCATGTTCATTCTGGGTGCAGGAATAGAAACGACAAGCAATCTGTTGGCCAATTCCTTCTACGCGCTGCTCTATGATAAGCCTGGACTGTACACGGAGCTGAGAGATAATCCAGAGCTTGTCGGAAATGCAGTGGAAGAAATGCTGCGGTACCGTTTCCATATCAGTAAAATGGACCGCATGGTCAAGGCGGATAATAACCTGCTTGGGGTGGAGCTCAAAAAAGGAGATGCCATAGTAGCCTGGATGAGTGCAGCCAACATGGATGAGGACATGTTCGAGGATCCTTTCACATTGAATATTCACCGTCCGAACAATAACAAACAGCTCGCTTTTGGCTTCGGCACACACTTCTGCCTGGGTGCACCTCTCGCTAGGCTGGAAGCCAAAATTGTTCTGACGACATTTTTGAGAACCTTTTCAAATATTGAACCCGTCAGCGGGTTCATTCTGGAAGACCACCTGACTCCGTCTGCAGCAGGACAATCTCTGACAAGCCTTCCCATGAGGTTATATAAGTAG